In Lytechinus variegatus isolate NC3 chromosome 12, Lvar_3.0, whole genome shotgun sequence, a single window of DNA contains:
- the LOC121425401 gene encoding mu-type opioid receptor-like produces the protein MFGMTQNGIRFANETNATLSWTWAPLVWGWREVFQLFLALAGIIGNFLVMVVLFRVRRSRCSTDTLIAGLALADFLTSVFIIPHRQVKTLPDTASANLYCRIIHSSFFMWVAISASIFTLTTISLERLVAVVRPFQFRRIFSPDRTLMIIAGIWITSFLINIVIVFIVYFEDGSCEFGYPSRWFGKFNGIAVFLVEYVFPVTTMLIAHVFTVRALRKSSRTNVSNESQDFILKARRKINRMILEVIIVFIISWTPDQVLYFAINVGLIDNSYLYSPVYRSFVVLAFVNSCVNPVIYAARNPNFRRALMDLCGSVRSLRPIFAGVETRDSQMRMLGEETPSGPNDDMSSRND, from the coding sequence ATGTTTGGAATGACCCAGAATGGAATAAGGTTTGCGAATGAGACGAACGCCACTTTATCTTGGACTTGGGCTCCATTAGTCTGGGGATGGCGGGAGGTCTTCCAGCTGTTCCTGGCCCTGGCAGGCATCATCGGTAACTTCCTGGTGATGGTGGTTCTCTTCCGGGTCAGGAGGTCACGTTGCTCAACGGATACCCTGATCGCCGGCTTAGCTCTAGCCGACTTCCTCACCTCGGTTTTCATCATACCGCATAGACAGGTAAAGACCCTTCCAGATACTGCATCCGCAAACCTCTACTGTCGGATCATCCACTCTTCATTCTTCATGTGGGTTGCCATCTCAGCGTCTATCTTCACGCTCACCACAATATCCCTTGAGAGACTTGTTGCAGTCGTTCGGCCATTCCAATTCAGACGCATCTTCTCCCCGGATCGGACATTGATGATCATTGCGGGTATTTGGATTACGTCTTTTCTAATCAACATCGTCATTGTATTCATCGTCTATTTCGAAGACGGCTCATGTGAGTTCGGATATCCGTCTCGTTGGTTCGGCAAGTTTAATGGAATCGCTGTCTTCTTGGTCGAGTACGTTTTCCCTGTCACCACGATGCTGATTGCTCATGTCTTCACCGTCAGAGCTCTCCGCAAAAGCTCCCGCACCAATGTCAGCAATGAAAGTCAAGACTTCATCCTTAAAGCCAGGCGAAAGATCAACAGGATGATACTCGAAgtcatcatcgtcttcatcatctCCTGGACACCCGATCAGGTATTATATTTCGCTATCAACGTCGGGCTCATCGACAACAGCTATCTCTACAGCCCTGTCTACCGGTCTTTCGTCGTCCTAGCTTTCGTCAACTCGTGCGTCAATCCGGTGATCTATGCCGCAAGAAACCCGAACTTTCGAAGAGCACTTATGGATCTCTGTGGATCCGTCCGGAGTTTGAGGCCTATCTTTGCTGGTGTTGAGACCAGAGATAGTCAGATGAGAATGCTTGGGGAGGAGACACCTTCGGGTCCAAACGACGACATGTCATCACGCAATGATTGA